The Pygocentrus nattereri isolate fPygNat1 chromosome 1, fPygNat1.pri, whole genome shotgun sequence genome window below encodes:
- the slc25a17 gene encoding peroxisomal membrane protein PMP34, whose amino-acid sequence MDSQSFYLAEVFSYESLVHAMAGAMGSVTAMTVFFPLDTARLRLQVDDKRKAKSTPAILAEIIKEEGLLAPYRGWFPVICSLCCSNFVYFYCFHSLKAMWLQGQKSTPGKDLIIGIAAGVVNVLVTTPLWVVNTRLKLQGAKFRNEDIEPTHYRGIVDALVQIVQNEGVGALWNGTCPSLLLVLNPGIQFMIYETLKRHLRGGVHRELSSLEVFAIGAIAKAVATTVTYPLQTVQSILRFGQHRQPTEQSKLQSSLRSVMYLIINRVRRSGILGLFKGLEAKLLQTVLTAALMFLLYEKIAAATFRVMGIKRPLTSR is encoded by the exons ATGGACTCGCAGAGTTTTTACCTTGCAGAGGTTTTTTCTTACGAAAGTCTCGTGCATGCGATGGCCGGAGCGatg GGCAGCGTGACAGCAATGACCGTGTTTTTTCCCCTGGACACGGCGAGGCTTCGGCTGCAAG TGGATGATAAACGGAAAGCTAAGTCCACACCAGCTATCCTGGCGGAGATCATTAAGGAGGAAGGCCT ttTAGCTCCCTACAGAGGTTGGTTTCCAGTCATTTGCAGTCTCTGTTGCTCCAACTTCGTCTACTTCTACTGCTTCCACAGTCTGAAGGCCATGTGGCTTCAGGGCCAAAAGTCAACCCCAGGGAAAGACCTAATCATCGGCATTGCCGCAG GTGTAGTGAATGTTCTTGTTACAACGCCACTCTGGGTGGTCAACACCAGACTCAAACTGCAGGGGGCAAAGTTCAGGAATGAAGACATAGAACCCACGCACTATCGTGGGATTGTAG ATGCATTAGTCCAGATTGTGCAAAATGAGGGAGTGGGTGCTTTGTGGAATGGGACATGTCCCTCTCTGCTGCTAGTGCTGAACCCTGGCATCCAGTTCATGATATATGAGACTCTGAAGAGGCATCTGAGGGGAGGAGTGCACAGAGAG TTGTCATCGTTGGAGGTGTTTGCTATCGGAGCCATAGCAAAAGCTGTAGCTACTACTGTAACATATCCACTGCAGACAGTGCAGTCCATCCTACGG TTTGGTCAGCACAGGCAGCCGACAGAACAGTCCAAACTTCAAAGCAGCCTGAGGAGTGTTATGTACTTGATCATCAACAGAGtcag GAGGTCAGGTATATTGGGGCTGTTTAAAGGACTGGAGGCTAAACTGCTTCAAACAgtcctcactgctgccctcatGTTCCTGCTGTATGAGAAGATCGCTGCAGCCACCTTCAGGGTTATGGGGATTAAGCGGCCTTTGACCTCGCGCTGA